The genome window CGAGGCCAAGCCGCTCGGAGCCTGTGAATGCCGCAGCGATGCCCGTATCGAAGAGATTGGCCACCCGGAAGCCCCACTCGCGGTCCAGGCTCCGAATGTCATAGTCCGCGGAGTGGAATACCTTCTCAACGGACGCGTCCGCGAGCACCGCGCCCAGCGGCGCCATTGCGGCGACGGTCAGCGGGTCTACGATGTAGATGCCGTCAGGGACCGCGATCTGGAGGAGGCAGATTCGCTCCGGATAGCGGTGGAAGCCGTTGGACTCCAGGTCGATAGCGACCGTTCGGCTGCGGGCGATGTGCTCAAGTGCAGAAGAAAGTTGGGACTCGGTTGTGACTATCTCGGCGGGGGTCGTCGGGGCCTGGGTCATTTTACTCCGGTAAAGGGCCGGATTTGCCAGCGGCCCTTACTTAAAGGATATACCAAAAAACGACTACTCTGCGAGGTTTAGGAAGGCCTATCCCTCCTGCGGCCCCAGGTCCGGATCGCCGCCCAGCCGGTAGTAGTTTCGCCCCATCAGGTACCTCACTTCCACCTCGACGTCCCGCAGCGCGGGCGCCGGCGTCACATCAGGGTCGCGACCTTCCAGCACCGCTTCGAACACGTTACGCCCCTGGACTGGCCAATGCTCCCTGTCCAGATGGAATACGTACCAGTAGCCCTGAACGCGGTACCGGGGGGCCTTGCCGTAGAAGGAGTTCACTGTGCGGCGCAGCGAGTCCGGCAGCTCGGCGCCGTTCAGGCTGACCCGGTACGCATCGCGCTCCGTGGAGTTCACCACCCTGCACCGCAGTACGACTTCGTGCACCCTGCCCATCGTGTCCCACCGGGAAAGGTCGTCGCTGATCATGAATTCGACTGATTCCGGGGCGCCCTGGACGAGCTCTCGTGGGAGCTGCATCGTTATGCCGGGCTCCGGCTCGGGCTCGGGGAAGCGGCCCATCGCGGTCGGCACGAAGTACAGCTTGTCCTTCGGCGCCATCACGTCCGGGTGCGGTATCTCCCTCAGCTTCTCGTACACCCTGGCGTCGTACGGCCATAGCCCGTGCCAGTAGGCCACATACAGCCCGTCCACGCCCTGCGCCCAGTAGTTCGTCGCGGCAGCCCGGATCGCCGAAATCGGCCCGTGGTGGACGCGATCGGAGTCGATGATGCTCTGGATGGTCGCGTGCACCCGGGTACCCGTGCCCTTCGCCGCCTCCACGAGCGGCCCATAGTCGGTCATCTGGTCGCACAGCTCCGGCCCCTGATAGGTGTTACCGATTAACACGTCAACAATCCCCTCCCTCGCCCAGCCGGCCGGGTCCAGCCCGATGGACAGGCAGCCTTCGACGCTGGCCGGCACGCGCACCGCCAGCTCTCGATCCGCGCCGCTTTGCTTCACGGCGTCATGCACGCGCCTTACCCAGGCGGTCATGACCTCAGTGCCGCGCTCCACATCGCCGGGGTGGAAATAGCACGGCACGTAGTTCAGATGAAGCTCAAAGCCGTCCACGGGGTAATTGTTCAGTACCTCCTCTATGAGGGAGAAGCGCTCCTCCCTCGCCTCCTCATGCATGAAGTCCAGCCCGGTGTACCGCCTGTCGTTTGGGTCCACGCCTCCCTTCGCGCGTATCTCGAAGTGCTTGTTGTCGAAACGGAAGTCTCAGCAGCGGGTATCCACCCCGCGCTTGCCGGTCGGGCACTGCACGAGCAGCGTCGGGTACAACAACAGCCCTTTCGCGTGCGCCCTGTCCGCGACAACCCGAAGAGGGTCGTTCCCCGTGTCGATCAGCCGCCTAACGTTCTTGGCGGCCCGGTGGAACAGGATGTGCGGCCACTTTTCCACATTGTGTCCCCACAGTTCCCCCACTTTCGTGTCGTGCATCACCGTGCGCCCATCCCCCAGGCAGAACATCAGCGCATCCACCGGCGTGCCCGCCAGCTCGTCCACCGCCGACTCCAGCTCCTCGCGCGGCATGGGGGTTCGTACTGGTAGACAAGGTTGTGGCGGCCGTCGTTGTAGAACATCATGCGGGGTTTCGACGTACGTAGTTTTTGCGCGCTCATCCCGGGCCCCCTGTCTGTGCGTAGGTAAAAAACCATTTCGAAAGTAGGTGCGCTTTAGGTGAATAAGTTGGTGAAATGGTCAATGGACAACATCGTAATACGGCCTAATAATCTACCTCTATTACGTCTCTACGCGCAATGCAACCGTTATCGTTTCCGTTATTCGGAGGCGCTTGAGGGAGGCAAGCTGCCGAAAAGCAGCAACGCAAACGGGGCTGCAGCATTCTTATCTTTCACGGGGGTGGGGAATGGAACTTCATGCGCGGGCCCGCAGGGGATTTCCTTTCATGGCCTATTTCTTCGTAGCCTTTGCCATAGGCATCTCCAGTCTTCAACAGTCCGGCAATAGCGCCGATCTACCCGCTGCGGAAATCCAGGTCGCGGCCACGGCGATCGTGAGGTCTGACCAGGGGCTGCTCGTGAGTCTTGTACGTACCCCGGCCGCCCAGATCACCGATAGCATGGCGCCGCTCGACCTCGTCCGGACCACCGTCTCGACCGTGCAGGGCACCGTCCAACCTTACGCGAACGCCGGCGACGGCCGGGAGGGAGAGATTATCCCGGCACGATTGGCCGACAGCGACGACGCGAGCCGCGCCCTGTGTATTGTGCCGAATATGGCCGACATGTGGTACGCCGCGCTCGCACGGGGCGCGGTCCACAACCTCAATGGCCCTTTCACCGCGTGGACATTCGCGGAGATAGGGCGGGCCGGCGACGCCGGCGCGGACCAGTGACAGGATGGCCCCGACACCGTGTCGGGGCCATCCTGCTTTGCCTCGTTGACTGCCGATACCCGAGCTAGTATTCTGCCCGTTGACCCTATCCCACGCCGGAGACCATCCATGCCCGAGACCCTCAAGGTAACCCAGATCGGCATCGCGCACACCCACGCCAACAACGCCCTTGCCGCCGCGTCGCGGCCCGTGACGAAGCAGCTCAACATGGAAATGGCAGGCATATACGAGCCGGACCCCGACATGTGGGAGGCCCGGCACAAGCGGCCGGAGTACGCAGACATCCCGAAGTTCGACTCCGTGGACCAGATTCTGAACGACCCCTCGATCAAGGCCGTATTCATCCAGACCTGGCCGTGGGAGTGCCTGTATTGGGCGCGGCTCGCGCTGCAGGCGGGCAAGCACATCCACCTGGACAAGCCTCCGGGCCTGTCTTTGCCGATGCTCAAGGAGCTGTACGCGCTGGCCGCGTCGAAAGGCCTCTTCATCCAGATGGGGTACATGTGGCGCTTCAACGCGGGCTTCGAGTGGGCGCAAAAGGCGGTCAAGGACGGGCTGATCGGACGCGTCACGTTCGCCCGATTCCGCGCGGGCAGCGTGCCGGAGTACTGGAACCGCAACCATGTGCACCAGTTCCCGGGCGGCATCATGCAGGAGGAGTCGTGCCACCTGTTCGACCAGGCGGCGGCGATGTTCGGCAGGCCGGACAAGATCACGCCGATCCTTCGCTCCGACGCGCGCGGCTTCGAGGGCATGCCGCCCGGCGTCGATAACGCCATCGTCATCATGGAGTACGAGAAGCAGGGCGCGATGGCCGTAATCGAGGCAACGGGCACCGAGAGCGACCCCGGCCCTCACCGCCACGCGGAGATCCATGGGCTGGAAGGCTCCATCGTCCTCCAGCCGATAGAGCCGCCCGCCATCGACCTGTGCCTCCGCCAGGACAAGGGCGAGTACAGGAAGGGCTGGCAAAAGATCGCCGTAGAGAACAGGCCGCGCTACACGCTGGATCTGGTGGAGTTCGCTGGAGTCATCCGCGGCGAGATCAGCCCGCGCTTCACGCCCGAGCACGACCTGATCGCCCACGAGACGCTCATCCGTGCCTGCGGCGGGGTGATGCCTGCGGGGAAGTAGTTGGTAGTTAGTAGTAGGTAGTTGGCCAGAAGGCGGGAAGTAGGTAGTTGGAAGTTTGTAGTTGGTCGTTGGCCAGACGGGAAATAGGGGCGTTGCCCCCAAAATAACGCGGAGCATTGTGATGCGCCTCATACTCATCGGCCCCGAATACGTCGGCAAGACGACGCTTGCGAATGCGCTTCGCGACTGGGGCAAGGCGCGCGGCCGCGTATTCCACATGGACGACGGCGACTTCACGATCCCCGACTACCACCACCTCAACAAGGCCGAGCAGGAGGCGATGGTAGCCCTCCCGCCTGTCTTGAAAGAGCGGTTCCAGCGCATGGTGATCTACTACCACCTGGACGTCATCTCGCGGTGGGAGGACTGCATCCTGGGCGGCTACCACATTGAGCAGAAGATCTACGGCCCTCGGTACTACCATCCCGGCATCCCGGTGACCTTCGAGCGCTACGTGGAGTCCAAGCTCCCGCACGACACCATCCTGGTCAACATGACCGCGAAGCCGGACGTCATCCGCGCCCGGATGAAGGCGGAACCGCACCCCTACCAGCTTCTCAAGCCGAGCGAGGTGGAGGAGGTACAGGCGGAGTTCGAGAGGGAGTTCTTCACCTCCTGGATTACGCGCAAGGTGACGCTGGACACCTCCTACGTCCAGCCGGAGCAGCTGCTCAAGCTGTTCCTCCAGGCCGTGCGGCCCAAGCTGAACACCCGTGACCTGTTGCTGACCGGCGAGGAGCGGATCTAAGTCCCGCCGTAAGGAAACCCCATGACCGTCGAACGCGTGGAAAAGGTTACTGCGGTCGTCCTTCGCCCCGGCAAGAGCGGCGCGGCCGAGATGCTCGTCTTCGACCACCCCTTGAAAGAAGGCGGCTCCATGATCCAGCTCCCGGCCGGCACGCTGGAGAAGGATGAGACCACGGAGGCGGGCGCCCTTCGCGAGCTGTTCGAGGAGACCGGCGTCCAGGGGGAGCCGGTGGCGCTCGCCGGAGTTCGCGATGAGGAGTGGCAGGGCCAGCTCCGCCGCCGCTGGATCTACATCGTCCGACCGCCCGAAGGGCTGCCGGGCGAGTGGCCGTACAGCTGCGACTGCGGCACCCCGATCCTCTTCCGCTGGATGCCGTTCGATACGGCGCAGATCTTCGAGCCGCAGCAGCCATGGGTAGAAATGGCGCGGGAGTGGGCGAGGAAGAGCAGCCTGGAAAAGGGAGCGAGATCGTGAAACACCGTCTTGAGATCGTGGAGGATGGCCTGCTGTTCGCCAACAAGTACCCGGCAGACTGGGCCATCCATGCGTATTACCCCCGGATTATCGAGCTAAAGCCGAAGGATCTGCTGTGCGTCTACCGTCGCGCCTCGGCGCTGTACGCGGACGACGCGCGGTCCTGGGTGCTGCGCTCCACGGATAACGGCAAGACGTGGCAGGACGAGGGGCGCCTTTACGACGGCTCGCAGGACGCGAAGCACTATTCGTACTCGGTAATGAACCTGACGCAGATGCGCGACGGCCAGATCGTCGTCACCGGCCACCGCTTCCACAGGCCGACACCAACGACGCCGATGTACGACGACAAGACGGGCGGCATTCTGCCCGTTGAATTCGTCCTCCACCGGTCGTTCGACGGCTGCCGCACCTGGACGCCGCCCGAGGTCCCAACCCTTCCCGACCGCCACATCTTTCCCTACGACAGCATCACGGATCTCGATAACGGCGCGTGGCTCAGCGCCGGCGACTGGGAGGTCATCGGCGCTGAAAAGGACCCTCTCAAGCCGCACGTTATGGCCGTGGTCTCAGGCGACAAGGGCAAGACGTGGAAGGTGCTCGCGCCTATGGCCGGGGCGGGTCGCGGCTCGCCGAAAACGTTCTGGCACACCCGGGTGAACCGGTTGCCGGACCGGCGGCTGAT of SAR202 cluster bacterium contains these proteins:
- a CDS encoding Gfo/Idh/MocA family oxidoreductase, with the protein product MPETLKVTQIGIAHTHANNALAAASRPVTKQLNMEMAGIYEPDPDMWEARHKRPEYADIPKFDSVDQILNDPSIKAVFIQTWPWECLYWARLALQAGKHIHLDKPPGLSLPMLKELYALAASKGLFIQMGYMWRFNAGFEWAQKAVKDGLIGRVTFARFRAGSVPEYWNRNHVHQFPGGIMQEESCHLFDQAAAMFGRPDKITPILRSDARGFEGMPPGVDNAIVIMEYEKQGAMAVIEATGTESDPGPHRHAEIHGLEGSIVLQPIEPPAIDLCLRQDKGEYRKGWQKIAVENRPRYTLDLVEFAGVIRGEISPRFTPEHDLIAHETLIRACGGVMPAGK
- a CDS encoding exo-alpha-sialidase codes for the protein MKHRLEIVEDGLLFANKYPADWAIHAYYPRIIELKPKDLLCVYRRASALYADDARSWVLRSTDNGKTWQDEGRLYDGSQDAKHYSYSVMNLTQMRDGQIVVTGHRFHRPTPTTPMYDDKTGGILPVEFVLHRSFDGCRTWTPPEVPTLPDRHIFPYDSITDLDNGAWLSAGDWEVIGAEKDPLKPHVMAVVSGDKGKTWKVLAPMAGAGRGSPKTFWHTRVNRLPDRRLIAYAWTGDETGQKMLTLHRIIGTPDATKWSAPEPTNLQGQTNRPVSMGGQNVAVVMSDRESKNPGIYVALSEDGGLRFDTDRWVQIWDAYGTDSIGVPRTDKYPSSHDNIAFGAPDAIRLSDGDIMASFWGSQRGQMVVRWARVRMV
- a CDS encoding NUDIX domain-containing protein, whose protein sequence is MTVERVEKVTAVVLRPGKSGAAEMLVFDHPLKEGGSMIQLPAGTLEKDETTEAGALRELFEETGVQGEPVALAGVRDEEWQGQLRRRWIYIVRPPEGLPGEWPYSCDCGTPILFRWMPFDTAQIFEPQQPWVEMAREWARKSSLEKGARS